One window from the genome of Rhodopseudomonas sp. P2A-2r encodes:
- a CDS encoding alpha-1,4-glucan--maltose-1-phosphate maltosyltransferase, whose amino-acid sequence MNKTTQIVESVATSGAFQIENIYPLVDGGRFPVKRIVGEPIEVWADIYRDGHEIIAAALVWRLETERAWKRAPMTFDVNDRWGGSFTPDAPGRYVFAIEAWTDEFATWRHGFELKLKAGQDVTLDALEGAGMMTKAQAGGPDASAIIVRHCEDYLQSGDTEPLLAPELQAAMAESQLRPDLTRSPLLPLTIDRVRARDGAWYEMVPRSQSTVPGQHGTFRDCIARLPDVAAMGFDVVYFTPIHPIGVKNRKGRNNSLTAEPGDVGSPYAIGGKEGGHDAIHPELGTMEDFHAFVEACKTLNMEVALDIAVQCSLDHPWLTEHPDWFRRRPDGTMKYAENPPKKYEDIVNPDFSCEDAGSLWNALRDVILFWVDHGVKIFRIDNPHTKPLRFWEWMIHEVQLNHPDVLFLAEAFTRPKLMKGLAKLGFSQSYTYFTWRIQKWEIEQYLVELTGYPEREFYRPNFFVNTPDILPFHLQSGEAWMFKARLALAAAMSSTYGIYNGFELLEHDPIPGKEEYLNSEKYEIKVRDWDQPGNIKPYIRDINNARRANAALQQTSNLRFLPVDDGNVIGFVKESVDQHNTVAGAISLSRDVHEFWLPINSQVMVDGERRDIAAVENLITGERHPVEWGGLRVRIDPMRDPAVFFRCLA is encoded by the coding sequence GTGAACAAAACCACGCAAATTGTGGAAAGCGTCGCCACCAGCGGAGCTTTCCAGATCGAAAATATTTATCCGCTCGTTGATGGCGGTCGCTTTCCCGTGAAACGGATCGTCGGCGAGCCGATCGAGGTTTGGGCCGACATCTATCGCGACGGGCACGAAATCATCGCCGCGGCGCTGGTGTGGCGGCTGGAGACGGAGCGCGCCTGGAAGCGGGCGCCGATGACCTTCGACGTCAACGATCGCTGGGGTGGCTCCTTCACCCCCGACGCGCCGGGACGCTACGTCTTTGCCATCGAGGCGTGGACCGACGAATTCGCCACCTGGCGCCACGGTTTCGAACTGAAGCTGAAGGCCGGCCAGGACGTCACGCTGGACGCGCTGGAAGGCGCGGGCATGATGACCAAGGCACAGGCCGGCGGCCCCGACGCCTCGGCGATCATCGTGCGCCATTGCGAAGACTATCTGCAGAGCGGCGACACCGAGCCGCTGCTTGCGCCCGAGCTGCAGGCGGCCATGGCGGAGAGCCAGTTGCGCCCGGACCTGACCCGTTCGCCACTGCTGCCGCTGACCATCGACCGCGTCCGGGCCCGCGACGGCGCCTGGTACGAAATGGTGCCGCGCAGCCAGAGCACGGTGCCCGGCCAGCACGGCACGTTCCGCGATTGCATCGCCCGGCTGCCGGACGTGGCGGCGATGGGTTTTGACGTGGTGTATTTCACGCCAATCCATCCGATCGGGGTGAAGAACCGCAAAGGGCGCAACAATTCGCTGACAGCGGAGCCCGGCGATGTCGGCAGCCCCTATGCCATCGGCGGCAAGGAAGGCGGTCACGACGCCATCCATCCCGAACTCGGAACCATGGAAGACTTCCATGCCTTCGTGGAAGCCTGCAAGACGCTGAATATGGAAGTGGCGCTGGACATCGCCGTGCAGTGTTCGCTCGACCATCCCTGGCTGACGGAACACCCTGACTGGTTCAGGCGCCGTCCCGACGGCACCATGAAATATGCCGAGAATCCGCCGAAGAAATACGAGGATATCGTCAATCCCGATTTCAGCTGCGAGGATGCCGGCTCGCTGTGGAACGCGCTGCGCGACGTGATCCTGTTCTGGGTCGACCACGGCGTGAAGATCTTCCGCATCGACAATCCGCACACCAAACCGCTGCGGTTCTGGGAATGGATGATCCACGAGGTCCAGCTCAATCACCCCGACGTGCTGTTCCTGGCCGAGGCCTTTACCCGCCCCAAGCTGATGAAGGGCCTCGCCAAGCTCGGCTTCTCGCAGTCCTACACCTATTTTACCTGGCGCATCCAGAAGTGGGAGATCGAGCAGTATCTCGTCGAACTCACCGGCTATCCCGAGCGCGAGTTCTACCGGCCCAACTTCTTCGTCAATACACCTGATATCCTGCCCTTCCATCTGCAGAGCGGCGAGGCCTGGATGTTCAAGGCGCGGCTTGCGCTCGCGGCGGCTATGTCATCGACCTATGGCATCTACAACGGCTTCGAACTGCTCGAACACGACCCGATTCCCGGAAAGGAAGAGTACCTCAACTCCGAGAAGTACGAGATCAAGGTGCGCGACTGGGACCAGCCGGGCAACATCAAGCCGTACATCCGCGACATCAACAATGCCCGCCGCGCCAACGCGGCACTGCAGCAGACCAGCAACCTGCGTTTCCTGCCGGTCGACGACGGCAACGTCATCGGCTTCGTCAAGGAATCCGTCGACCAGCACAATACCGTGGCGGGGGCGATCTCTCTGTCGCGCGACGTCCACGAGTTCTGGTTGCCGATCAATTCGCAGGTGATGGTTGACGGCGAACGCCGCGACATCGCCGCGGTGGAGAACCTGATCACAGGGGAGCGCCATCCCGTGGAATGGGGCGGACTCCGCGTCCGCATCGACCCGATGCGCGATCCTGCCGTGTTCTTCCGCTGCCTCGCCTGA
- the malQ gene encoding 4-alpha-glucanotransferase yields MDLFSKAAELGIQTGFHDGQGHWHTTDAAALKIILDAMPVRAPHRFLDGTVVVRAGRAERSYLTEATSLPLKWEILDGANVIAEGETGDRSILWPLDLPVGVWRLRLTDASLFSEEAPVIVAPAKAFRGEFDRSWILAAQLYGLRSERNWGIGDFTDLNRLLELAASLGAEGVGLNPLHVLFDDRPTDCSPYSPNSRLFLNPLYIDVEKIAEFSADMIAGDAETLARLRQAPVVDYSAVAELKWRALRSTFAAFKSRPDAKRSQAFAKFRAEHGVTLSRFACFEVLRHRFNCAWWDWPAEWQQPDDAKMAELHSGPDASEIEFVKFVQWCADQQLQASRDHGHALGLKVGLYLDVAVGVQSGGFDAWNEQIAVSRHLSIGAPPDALQPAGQNWGLAGFNGGGLEVQSFAPFKDMLRASMRYAGAIRLDHVLGLNRLYVVPHGYAADNGAYVKMPLQALLAVTAQESVANRCVVIGEDLGTVPDGFREELRDWGIWSYMVMMFERDDRGAFRGIDHYAHDALVTFNTHDLPTFAGWRSYADLVMKRGLGIDPGESDDARSYALSMLGDALRQQGISNEGLYAVAQFLARTRTRLLAIALEDLLGVIDQPNIPGTIDEHPNWRQRLPVAIDDIVAAIDLSALRTAVADRSAQAA; encoded by the coding sequence ATGGACCTTTTCAGCAAAGCCGCAGAACTCGGAATCCAGACCGGATTTCACGACGGACAGGGGCATTGGCATACCACCGATGCCGCAGCCCTGAAGATCATCCTGGATGCCATGCCAGTGCGCGCGCCGCACCGGTTTCTCGACGGGACGGTGGTGGTGCGGGCAGGGCGGGCCGAGCGGTCCTATCTCACCGAGGCAACGAGCCTGCCGCTGAAATGGGAGATCCTGGATGGCGCCAACGTCATCGCCGAGGGCGAGACCGGCGATCGCAGCATCCTGTGGCCGCTCGACCTGCCAGTCGGCGTCTGGCGTCTGCGCCTCACCGACGCCTCGCTGTTCTCCGAGGAGGCGCCTGTCATCGTGGCGCCCGCCAAGGCGTTTCGCGGCGAATTCGACCGCTCCTGGATTCTGGCGGCACAGCTTTATGGCCTGCGCTCGGAGCGCAACTGGGGCATCGGCGATTTCACGGACCTGAACCGGCTGCTCGAACTGGCGGCAAGTCTTGGCGCCGAAGGCGTCGGCCTCAATCCGCTGCACGTGTTGTTCGATGACCGTCCGACCGATTGCAGCCCGTATTCCCCGAACAGCCGGCTGTTTCTCAATCCGCTCTATATCGACGTCGAAAAGATCGCGGAATTCTCGGCCGACATGATCGCCGGCGACGCCGAAACGCTGGCCCGGCTGCGCCAGGCGCCGGTGGTGGACTATTCGGCTGTCGCCGAGCTCAAATGGCGTGCGTTGCGTTCGACCTTCGCGGCCTTCAAGAGCCGGCCGGACGCCAAGCGAAGCCAGGCGTTCGCCAAGTTTCGGGCCGAGCACGGCGTCACGTTGTCGCGCTTCGCATGTTTCGAAGTGCTGCGCCACAGATTCAACTGCGCCTGGTGGGACTGGCCGGCCGAATGGCAGCAGCCGGATGATGCCAAGATGGCGGAGCTCCATTCCGGGCCCGACGCTTCGGAAATCGAGTTCGTCAAATTCGTGCAATGGTGCGCCGATCAGCAGCTGCAGGCCTCCCGCGATCACGGCCATGCGCTGGGGTTGAAGGTCGGGCTTTATCTCGACGTCGCCGTCGGCGTGCAGAGCGGCGGCTTCGATGCCTGGAACGAACAGATTGCGGTGTCCCGCCATCTGTCGATCGGCGCGCCGCCCGATGCGCTGCAGCCGGCCGGACAGAACTGGGGTCTCGCCGGCTTCAACGGCGGCGGGCTCGAGGTGCAATCCTTCGCGCCTTTCAAGGACATGCTGCGGGCCTCGATGCGTTACGCAGGCGCGATCAGGCTCGATCACGTGCTCGGCCTGAACCGCCTCTATGTGGTGCCGCACGGCTACGCCGCCGACAACGGCGCCTATGTGAAGATGCCGCTGCAGGCATTGCTCGCGGTCACCGCCCAGGAAAGCGTGGCAAACCGCTGCGTGGTCATCGGCGAGGATCTCGGCACCGTGCCGGATGGCTTTCGCGAAGAGCTGCGCGACTGGGGGATCTGGTCGTATATGGTGATGATGTTCGAGCGCGACGACCGCGGCGCGTTCCGCGGTATCGATCACTATGCGCACGACGCGCTCGTGACGTTCAACACCCACGACCTGCCGACCTTTGCCGGCTGGCGCAGCTATGCCGACCTGGTGATGAAGCGCGGCCTGGGCATTGATCCCGGCGAGAGCGACGATGCCCGCAGCTATGCGCTGTCGATGCTCGGCGACGCACTGCGTCAACAGGGTATTTCCAACGAGGGCCTGTATGCGGTTGCGCAGTTCCTGGCACGGACCCGGACGCGATTGCTGGCGATTGCGCTGGAGGATCTGTTGGGGGTGATCGACCAGCCCAACATTCCCGGCACCATCGATGAGCACCCGAACTGGCGGCAGCGGCTGCCGGTGGCGATCGATGATATCGTGGCTGCGATCGACCTCTCGGCACTGCGGACGGCGGTCGCCGATCGCTCCGCGCAGGCGGCCTGA
- a CDS encoding glycoside hydrolase family 15 protein, which produces MPGLIEDYALIGDCETAALVDRNGSIDWLCWPAFDSDACFCALLGDESNGRWQIAPAAEVIRCSRRYRGDTLVLETRFETADGVVTLIDFMPPRGVASDVVRLVRCERGSVAMRMDLVIRFGFGIAIPWVKRTDDGALLAICGPDMAVLHTPIETHGENMTTVAEFTVTAGETVPFVLTYGPSHLKVPAEINPFAALKDTEDFWSEWSSRCNHEGALRDLVMRSLITLKALTYAPSGGIVAAPTTSLPEKLGGDRNWDYRFCWLRDATFTLLALMNSGYTDEAVAWHNWLLRAAAGAPANMQIMYGIMGQRRLLEWEADWLPGYEGARPVRVGNAAHAQLQLDVYGELIDAFHQSRAAKLKLDDGTWAVEREVLEHLASVWSQPDHGVWERRGDGQHYVSSKVMCWVAFDRGIRSAEMFGLQAPLSKWRAIRAAIHHDVCEKGFDAEQNSFVQSYGSRVLDASILLLPAVGFLPPSDPRVLGTLAAFEKYMMPDGFVLRHDPREVTTEVQPIEGAFLACSLWLADAYVLTGEIAKAEALFDRVLGIANDVGLLAEEYDTVAKRQTGNFPQALTHIAVINTAHNLSNAKREADKPVMQRSK; this is translated from the coding sequence TTGCCGGGCCTTATCGAGGATTACGCGCTGATCGGCGACTGCGAGACCGCGGCGCTGGTCGACCGCAACGGCTCGATCGACTGGCTGTGCTGGCCGGCCTTCGATTCCGATGCCTGTTTCTGCGCGCTGCTCGGCGACGAGAGCAATGGCCGCTGGCAGATCGCGCCGGCGGCGGAGGTGATCCGTTGCTCGCGCCGCTATCGCGGCGACACGCTGGTCCTGGAGACGCGCTTCGAGACTGCCGACGGCGTTGTCACCCTGATCGACTTCATGCCGCCGCGCGGCGTCGCTTCCGACGTCGTGCGGCTGGTACGCTGCGAGCGCGGCAGCGTCGCCATGCGCATGGATCTGGTGATCCGCTTCGGCTTCGGCATCGCCATTCCATGGGTCAAGCGGACGGACGACGGCGCGCTGCTTGCGATCTGCGGGCCGGACATGGCCGTGCTGCATACGCCGATCGAGACCCACGGCGAGAACATGACCACGGTGGCGGAGTTCACCGTCACTGCCGGCGAGACCGTGCCGTTCGTGCTGACCTACGGGCCATCGCACCTGAAGGTGCCGGCAGAGATCAATCCCTTCGCCGCCTTGAAGGACACCGAGGACTTCTGGTCGGAATGGTCGAGCCGCTGCAACCATGAGGGCGCCCTTCGCGACCTCGTCATGCGCTCGCTGATCACGCTGAAGGCCCTGACCTATGCGCCGTCCGGCGGCATCGTTGCAGCGCCCACGACATCGTTGCCCGAGAAGCTTGGCGGCGACAGGAACTGGGACTACCGTTTCTGCTGGCTGCGCGACGCCACCTTCACGCTGCTGGCGCTGATGAACAGCGGCTACACTGATGAAGCTGTGGCCTGGCACAACTGGTTGCTGCGCGCCGCCGCCGGCGCGCCGGCCAACATGCAGATCATGTACGGCATCATGGGCCAGCGCCGGCTGCTGGAATGGGAGGCCGACTGGCTACCGGGCTATGAGGGTGCGCGGCCGGTGCGGGTCGGCAACGCCGCCCACGCCCAGCTGCAGCTCGACGTCTACGGCGAACTGATCGACGCTTTCCATCAGTCGCGTGCGGCGAAGCTGAAGCTTGACGACGGCACCTGGGCGGTGGAGCGCGAGGTGCTGGAGCATCTGGCCTCGGTCTGGAGCCAGCCGGACCACGGCGTCTGGGAGCGCCGTGGCGACGGCCAACACTACGTGTCGTCGAAAGTGATGTGCTGGGTGGCGTTTGATCGCGGCATCCGCAGCGCCGAGATGTTCGGCCTGCAGGCGCCGCTGTCGAAGTGGCGGGCGATCCGCGCCGCCATCCATCACGATGTCTGCGAGAAGGGCTTTGACGCCGAGCAGAACAGTTTTGTGCAGTCCTATGGTTCACGGGTGCTGGATGCCAGCATCCTGCTGCTGCCTGCAGTCGGATTCCTGCCGCCGTCGGACCCGCGCGTGCTCGGCACGTTGGCGGCCTTCGAAAAATACATGATGCCCGACGGCTTTGTGCTGCGCCACGACCCGCGCGAGGTGACGACGGAAGTGCAGCCGATCGAGGGCGCCTTCCTCGCCTGCAGCCTGTGGCTCGCCGATGCCTATGTGCTCACCGGCGAGATCGCCAAGGCGGAAGCGCTGTTCGACCGCGTGCTCGGCATCGCCAACGACGTCGGTCTGCTGGCGGAGGAATACGATACGGTTGCCAAACGCCAGACCGGCAATTTTCCGCAGGCGCTGACCCATATCGCCGTGATCAACACTGCGCACAACCTCAGCAATGCCAAACGCGAGGCCGACAAGCCGGTAATGCAAAGGTCGAAGTAA
- a CDS encoding HAD family hydrolase, protein MTRIALVVSDVDGTLVTKDKRLTDNARAAVRRLRDAGIGFTITSSRPTVGMRFLVAPLGLALPIGAFNGSSIVTPELQPLEQHLIPAPAVQTSLDVLNEFGVDIWLFTNDAWMIRRDDGKYVPHERDTIQHDPVVVDEFAPYLDGACKIVGASADFDLLARCEAAIQKSLGQTAVAVRSQNYYLDVTPPGQDKGTFVQAMARRLGIDTSAIATIGDMQNDLPMFKVSGLSVAMGNATDEVKARATDVTTSNEDEGFAGAVDLILKKSKG, encoded by the coding sequence ATGACCCGCATCGCACTGGTCGTCTCGGATGTCGACGGCACCCTGGTGACCAAGGACAAGCGCCTGACCGACAACGCCAGAGCGGCAGTGCGGCGGCTCCGCGACGCCGGGATCGGCTTCACCATCACCTCGAGCCGGCCCACCGTCGGCATGCGGTTTCTCGTCGCGCCGCTCGGCCTCGCGCTGCCAATCGGCGCGTTCAACGGCAGCTCGATCGTCACCCCCGAGCTGCAACCGCTCGAACAGCATCTGATCCCGGCACCCGCGGTGCAGACCAGCCTCGACGTGCTCAACGAATTCGGCGTCGACATCTGGCTGTTCACCAACGACGCCTGGATGATCCGCCGCGACGACGGCAAATACGTGCCGCACGAACGCGACACCATCCAGCACGATCCGGTGGTCGTGGACGAATTCGCGCCCTACCTGGACGGCGCCTGCAAGATCGTCGGCGCCAGCGCTGACTTCGATCTGCTGGCACGTTGCGAGGCGGCGATTCAGAAGTCGCTCGGCCAGACGGCCGTCGCGGTGCGTTCGCAGAACTATTATCTCGACGTCACGCCGCCCGGCCAGGACAAGGGCACTTTCGTGCAGGCCATGGCGAGGCGCCTCGGCATCGACACCTCAGCCATCGCCACCATCGGCGACATGCAGAACGATCTGCCGATGTTCAAGGTGTCAGGCCTGTCCGTCGCCATGGGCAACGCGACCGACGAGGTCAAGGCGCGGGCGACCGATGTCACCACTTCGAACGAGGACGAGGGCTTTGCCGGCGCGGTGGATCTGATCCTGAAGAAGAGCAAGGGGTGA
- a CDS encoding gluconokinase, giving the protein MDDRQAPCALIVMGVAGSGKSTIGESLAARLGWTYEDADRFHPASNVAKMSAGHPLTDDDRWPWLRAIAAEIGRMCGSGGHLVVACSALKRAYRDVLLAGRDDVRFVYLDGSRALIAQRLGARKGHFMPPGLLDSQFATLQPPGPDENPIQVSIDASVEAIVDAIIAQLQPGTAGAPNRKNP; this is encoded by the coding sequence ATGGATGATCGCCAGGCGCCCTGCGCGCTGATCGTGATGGGCGTGGCGGGATCGGGCAAGAGCACCATTGGCGAATCCCTCGCCGCGCGCCTCGGCTGGACCTATGAGGACGCCGACCGGTTCCACCCGGCCAGCAACGTGGCGAAGATGAGCGCCGGCCATCCCCTGACCGACGACGACCGCTGGCCATGGCTGCGGGCCATCGCCGCGGAGATCGGCCGGATGTGCGGGAGCGGCGGCCATCTCGTTGTCGCCTGCTCGGCGCTCAAGCGCGCCTATCGCGACGTGCTGCTCGCCGGCCGCGACGATGTCCGTTTCGTCTATCTCGACGGCAGCCGCGCGCTGATTGCGCAGCGCCTGGGCGCGCGAAAAGGCCACTTCATGCCGCCGGGCCTGCTCGACAGCCAGTTCGCGACGCTGCAGCCGCCGGGTCCCGACGAAAACCCGATCCAAGTCTCGATCGATGCCTCCGTTGAGGCGATCGTCGATGCTATCATTGCCCAGTTGCAGCCCGGCACGGCCGGCGCGCCTAACAGGAAGAACCCATGA
- the pgl gene encoding 6-phosphogluconolactonase produces the protein MVARVRHTIEVSDAAALAAAAAERVIARIDDNPDRIAICLTGGSSPKQLYELLGKEPYRAQIPWDRVHWFIGDDRFVKADDPLNNMNMARQIFLDRCAPATNIHPIATESASPDEAARLYEEKLKGFYGADALDPAKPLFDLVLLGVGPDGHVASLFPGYPAVDVTDRWVVGVPEAHVAPFVPRVSLTLPTLASCREMLFELSGADKRPILTRILAGEDLPANRARATDGETIWLCDSAALPENFHG, from the coding sequence ATGGTCGCACGCGTACGCCACACCATCGAAGTGAGCGATGCGGCCGCACTCGCTGCCGCGGCAGCGGAACGCGTCATCGCCCGCATCGACGACAATCCGGACCGGATCGCCATCTGCCTCACAGGTGGCTCCAGCCCGAAGCAGCTTTATGAGCTATTGGGCAAGGAGCCTTACCGAGCCCAGATCCCGTGGGATCGCGTGCACTGGTTCATCGGCGACGACCGTTTTGTCAAAGCCGACGATCCGCTCAACAACATGAACATGGCACGGCAGATCTTTCTCGATCGCTGCGCGCCCGCGACTAACATCCATCCGATCGCGACGGAGTCGGCGAGCCCCGACGAAGCCGCGCGGCTGTATGAGGAAAAGCTGAAAGGCTTTTATGGCGCCGACGCGCTCGATCCGGCCAAGCCGCTATTCGACCTGGTGCTGCTCGGCGTCGGGCCGGACGGCCATGTCGCCTCGCTGTTTCCCGGCTATCCTGCCGTCGACGTCACAGATCGCTGGGTGGTCGGCGTGCCGGAGGCGCACGTGGCGCCATTCGTGCCGCGGGTCAGCCTGACGCTGCCGACGCTGGCATCGTGTCGCGAGATGCTGTTCGAGTTGAGCGGCGCCGACAAGCGCCCGATCCTGACGCGCATCCTCGCCGGCGAGGACCTTCCCGCCAACCGCGCGCGGGCGACGGACGGCGAGACCATCTGGCTCTGCGACAGCGCGGCACTGCCGGAGAATTTTCATGGATGA
- the zwf gene encoding glucose-6-phosphate dehydrogenase: protein MTDAKTDTTKPDPCSFVIFGVTGDLAHRLVMPALYNLAASNLLPDKFCVVGIARKAMSADELREGLLAGLKKFATRPVDDAIAERLLECVTSIEADPQDPASFDKMRDELDALEKRRETAGNRLFYLATPPDGFAPIARQLGRTGMLQENGAWRRLVVEKPFGTDLESAKKLNAELLEILTEHQIYRIDHYLGKETVQNILVLRFANGMFEPIWNRNHIDHVQITVDEKLGVGHRGSFYDATGALRDMVPNHLFQLLSLVAMEPPTRFDAHSVRAAKADVLAAIQLESETEALHNSVRGQYLGGTIGDTVIEDYHKTKDVANGSTTETYAALKLVIDNWRWAGVPFYLRTGKALGIKRTEVAIKFKQAPFAMFQGTPVEALAQNYLVIGVEPTEGIALQFNTKIPGPAVRIDGVEMKFRYKDYFKAEPSTGYETLIYDCMIGDNILFQRADSVEAGWRAVQPFLDAWANAGSDGLKSYKAGSEGPREADELMKRDGRAWRKLS from the coding sequence GTGACAGACGCAAAGACCGACACCACCAAACCGGACCCCTGCTCCTTCGTGATTTTCGGCGTCACCGGCGACCTCGCCCACCGGCTGGTGATGCCGGCGCTGTACAATCTCGCCGCATCGAACCTGCTGCCGGACAAGTTCTGCGTGGTCGGCATCGCACGCAAGGCGATGTCCGCCGATGAGCTGCGCGAGGGCCTGCTCGCCGGCCTGAAGAAATTCGCCACACGTCCCGTGGACGACGCCATCGCCGAGCGGCTGCTGGAATGCGTCACCAGCATCGAGGCCGATCCGCAGGACCCGGCGTCGTTCGACAAGATGCGCGACGAGCTCGATGCGCTCGAGAAGCGGCGCGAGACCGCGGGCAACCGGCTGTTCTATCTGGCGACGCCGCCCGATGGTTTCGCGCCAATCGCCCGCCAGCTCGGCCGCACCGGCATGCTGCAGGAGAACGGCGCATGGCGGCGGCTGGTGGTGGAAAAGCCGTTCGGCACCGACCTGGAGTCGGCCAAGAAGTTGAATGCCGAACTGCTGGAGATTCTCACCGAGCACCAGATCTACCGGATCGATCATTATCTCGGCAAGGAGACGGTGCAGAACATCCTGGTGCTGCGCTTTGCCAACGGCATGTTCGAACCGATCTGGAATCGCAACCACATCGATCACGTCCAGATCACCGTCGACGAGAAGCTCGGCGTCGGCCACCGCGGCAGCTTCTACGACGCCACTGGCGCGCTGCGCGACATGGTGCCGAACCATCTGTTCCAGTTGCTGTCGCTGGTGGCGATGGAGCCGCCGACCCGCTTCGACGCCCATTCCGTTCGCGCCGCCAAGGCCGATGTACTGGCGGCCATCCAGCTCGAAAGCGAGACCGAGGCGCTGCACAACTCCGTGCGCGGGCAATATCTCGGCGGCACCATCGGCGACACCGTGATCGAGGACTATCACAAGACCAAGGACGTCGCCAACGGCAGCACCACCGAGACCTATGCGGCGCTCAAGCTGGTCATCGACAACTGGCGCTGGGCCGGCGTGCCGTTCTATCTGCGCACCGGCAAGGCGCTCGGCATCAAGCGCACAGAGGTGGCCATCAAGTTCAAGCAGGCGCCGTTCGCCATGTTCCAGGGCACGCCGGTGGAGGCGTTGGCACAGAACTATCTGGTGATCGGCGTCGAGCCGACCGAGGGCATCGCGCTGCAGTTCAACACCAAGATCCCCGGCCCCGCGGTGCGGATCGACGGCGTCGAGATGAAGTTCCGCTACAAGGACTACTTCAAGGCCGAGCCATCCACCGGCTACGAGACGCTGATCTACGACTGCATGATCGGCGACAACATCCTGTTCCAGCGCGCCGACAGCGTCGAGGCCGGCTGGCGCGCGGTGCAGCCGTTCCTGGATGCGTGGGCGAACGCCGGCTCCGACGGCCTGAAGAGCTACAAGGCTGGCAGCGAGGGACCGCGCGAAGCCGATGAGCTGATGAAGCGCGACGGCCGCGCCTGGCGCAAGCTGAGCTGA
- the gnd gene encoding phosphogluconate dehydrogenase (NAD(+)-dependent, decarboxylating), translated as MQLGMIGLGRMGGNIVRRLMKNGHTSVVYDRDPKAVAALTTEGSVGGASLAEFVGKLGKPRTVWVMLPAGKITETTIEELTKLLEPDDVIIDGGNTFWQDDVRRGKALKERGIHYIDVGTSGGVWGFERGYCMMIGGDKQVVDRLDPIFATLAPGIGDIPRTPGRDNSDPRVENGYIHAGPVGAGHFVKMVHNGIEYGLMQAYAEGFDILKNADLDVLPEAHRFTLNLPDIAEVWRRGSVIPSWLLDLTSSALAKNETLDTYSGYVEDSGEGRWTVNAAIDESVPAEVLTAALFARFRSRKEHTFAEKILSAMRAGFGGHKEPEQHPHPVRQNAPDIVKPKAD; from the coding sequence ATGCAGCTCGGCATGATCGGCCTCGGCCGGATGGGCGGCAATATCGTCCGCCGCCTGATGAAGAACGGCCACACCAGCGTGGTCTACGACCGGGACCCGAAGGCGGTGGCGGCACTGACGACAGAAGGCTCGGTCGGCGGCGCGTCGCTGGCGGAGTTTGTCGGCAAGCTCGGCAAGCCCCGCACGGTGTGGGTGATGCTGCCAGCGGGCAAGATCACCGAGACAACCATTGAAGAACTGACCAAACTGCTGGAGCCCGACGACGTCATCATCGACGGCGGCAATACGTTCTGGCAGGACGACGTCCGCCGCGGCAAGGCGCTGAAGGAAAGGGGCATCCATTACATTGACGTCGGCACCTCCGGCGGCGTGTGGGGCTTCGAGCGCGGCTACTGCATGATGATCGGCGGCGACAAGCAGGTCGTCGACCGGCTCGACCCGATCTTCGCCACGCTGGCGCCGGGAATCGGCGACATCCCGCGCACGCCGGGCCGCGACAACAGCGACCCGCGCGTGGAGAATGGCTACATCCACGCCGGCCCGGTCGGCGCCGGCCACTTCGTCAAGATGGTCCATAACGGCATCGAATACGGGCTGATGCAGGCATATGCCGAAGGATTTGATATCCTGAAGAATGCCGATCTCGACGTGTTGCCGGAGGCGCATCGCTTCACGCTCAACCTGCCGGACATTGCCGAAGTGTGGCGCCGCGGCAGCGTGATCCCGTCCTGGCTGCTCGACCTCACCTCCTCGGCACTGGCCAAGAACGAAACTCTCGATACCTATTCCGGCTATGTCGAAGATTCCGGGGAAGGGCGCTGGACCGTCAATGCGGCGATCGACGAATCCGTGCCGGCCGAGGTGCTGACCGCCGCGTTGTTCGCCCGTTTCCGCTCGCGCAAGGAGCATACCTTCGCCGAAAAGATCCTGTCGGCGATGCGCGCCGGCTTTGGCGGCCACAAGGAGCCGGAGCAGCATCCGCACCCCGTGCGCCAGAACGCGCCCGACATCGTCAAGCCGAAGGCAGATTAG